One segment of Pseudophryne corroboree isolate aPseCor3 chromosome 10, aPseCor3.hap2, whole genome shotgun sequence DNA contains the following:
- the CFAP68 gene encoding cilia- and flagella-associated protein 68 encodes MLRMSLFYSDLKADGHGEVWIDCTSDAKLKQYGWRCTTKENAYSNKTLIGNWNQERYDLCKLEERKPLPSQYAHYYQTTYSDGYCRKNGSVRQVFQREPHIFPGHQPELDTPQCRRLQ; translated from the exons AATGTCATTATTTTATTCAGATCTAAAAGCAGATGGACATGGGGAGGTATGGATAGACTGTACATCTGATGCTAAACTCAAACAATATGGCTGGAGGTGCACAACCAAAGAGAACGCTTACTCCAACAAAACTCTCATTGGAAACTGGAATCAGGAACGTTATGACCTGTGTAAACTAGAAGAAAGGAAGCCACTTCCGTCTCAG TATGCTCACTATTACCAAACCACCTATTCTGATGGATATTGTAGGAAAAATGGCTCTGTGAGACAAG TATTTCAGCGAGAGCCTCACATATTTCCAGGACATCAGCCAGAACTGGACACACCACAGTGTAGACGTCTTCAGTAA